CATCATAAGTGATCATAAACATAATTAGTGTGGTCATTATAAATATTATAGCTATATCAAAGGTTAAAATACCACCAGCATATAATTATTAGGCCTAATACCGGTATGCTGggacaataataaataaataaactcacaaaTGCGCACTACTGACACATTAATATTTTGTAGCCTATTAAAGGTAGCCTGTATAGTGTTGGACCTAGTGATGATGGGTTAGAAAATATAAATGATCTtataatgctgttttttttaaaaaaataatataatattgttAATCGAATCTAATAGGGTATTTATGATAAAGTGATGGGACTTGAGTGGGCTCTAACAAGGGGGAGGGGGTGTTGTCGGTGGTAATATTTCAGAGATGTGCTTTTAATGGCCTTAATTCAGCCGCAGCCAGCTGTTTTTACTCGGCCTGGTAAAAGAGCGGGGACGTGGCAAGCTTGCAAAGCTCGTAGAAATTAGTCTCGGTCAGCCAGAGCAGCCTATGCTTCCTGCTAACCATCTGCTTACCGCTCACAAAAGGAGGATTTCGGGCAGCCAAGTAAAGGAATATGGGCTCATAAAAAAGCTTTGAAGGTCTCGTTACTTAGCGGAGGTGTAGCGGTGGTGACGGCGCGCGGTGTTAACGCCTGTTTGTGCGTCCTGCGCCGCTCATAAAGGAGACGCACCTCTGATAAGCGTTGACTCTCTGCAAAGGCTCATTTCACGGAGGCGTTCCCTTTTAATTATCGGATCGTGGCCAGTTTATATTAGATTGATGTCGAAGCACTTATTTGAGCTGATCCCAAATGATGCAAACTGACTGGCTGCTTTACTTAAGACAGAAATGTCAGTCAGAGAATAAAGCTGACGGACTAATGGGGACGAACAGGTGCCGTGAAGTGCTCTTTAAATTAAGTCAAAGTTGGTTTACACACACTTTTAATTAACACTGAGCCTTTCTTCTTTTAGTGACTGATGTTAAAAGAATATTTCAAAGCAGTATTAGCTAGTAAAACAAACATAtgataaaaaaatcaatcataatttatatttttggttCTTAATATAACCTAATTTCACAGACGCACCATAAACCCTTAATGCAGAGATATGTCGATGTTTTTTCGTTAAGTggaaaattaaaacatatattggtgcaaattaaattaatggcataaatgaaaagaaataaccattaacaatttaaaaaacattttaataaaatctaataaattataaacacttctgttttttctttccttgaatggtttttcaaacttttccaaattgtttaattgtattttttattttaattgggTTTCAAACTGGCAACAATTAGGcgttttttcccctcttttggTCTGCAATGCATTTTCGCCTGATTGCTTTGCTTTAACGGGTTTTCAGGGGCAAAGCTGACAGAACACGACTATCAGGCTCCAAGTCGCTTTAATAAGAGTTTTATATGGGGTCTCAGTGTCCGCTCATATGAATGCGTTTTAAATCAAATCACAGATGCACTTTTATTCAGCCGGTTAAAATAGCAGAACAAAACCGTCTTTAGAAATAAAGCTTTTTTATTCCTCTGGGCTTTTTTTGAAgcggagagagggaaggagagaaaggCCGAGGGGCACCTCCTCCGCAGCTGAGGGTGACAGTTAGTTCATGGTTAACAGGATCATGAGCGCACGGCTCAGGCCGCACACTTCTCCTTTGCGCACTGAGCTGCGGCTCTGCGCACTGAATGAAGCCTGTGCAAAAGAGTGATATTTAACACATCTGTTAAAGCGTTTTGATAGCAGAAATCCGTTTAAGACATTATTCCATGACGAGGGCCAGATTGAGTGTTGAGAATCCTATGAAACCCTAAAACTGATTTACATTTGAGATGCTGCGCAGCGTCTGCAACTAATGTAGATTTAACAATAAATATACTGAGTTATTCTGTTAATAGTATTATAAAGCTTTGGTTTAAAGCCTATTACTAAACGTAGGTGTGTATTTTTACAACACTGGTAATAGAATAAAAgaataattttacattttaacgAGTGTATTTTATATCCTGCATAGCAGAAAGACACCCTGAATGGACAAGGATAAAGTATCCTTTATAAAGTGCTCATTAAAAGTCCCCATATAATGACCGAATCTGTAAAGATTGCTCTTTAATTAGGCCGCTTGCCTctgccaaacaaaacaaatttaaagGAAAGTGGTCAACATGCAAAATTGATGACTGAGCCTCTTTTGTGGTGGGGACATTGTGTGTTGCTTGCTTATGAAGTCTAATGCAATCATAAATTGCGTCCTTCGGCCAATCAGCGGCCCGGGGGATGCGGCATGAAAGCGACCCATGTGGAGAACTTTGTTGAGCCCCATTGTTGCGGCTGTCAGCCCTGAGCCGAGGGCCGGGGGGGCAGGCTGCTATAAAACTCCTCTCCCCAGAGTGAGGAAACCAGAGGAGTTAGCAGCCATTCACACGACTAATTCTCTCCCAGCTGACACACGGAGTATCTCTGATTTCACACACTGACTCTTTTTTTTCAAACCGGGACCATGATGATCCCAAGCGTCATCGCGCCTCCTGCCTTCTACCCGGGGCTGTACCGGCCCGCCGCTGCTCTGCCGCTCCACCAGACGCTGCCGTCCGCCTTCCCGACTCAGTCCAGCTTTCTAGTGGAGGACCTGCTGCGGATAAGCCGCCCCGCCGCCTTCGTTAATCGGACTGTCCCGTCGGCGTGCGCTTCGCTGACCACAGCCACTACCACCGTGTCCTTCGGCGGCGCGCCCGCGGAGCGCGCGGTGGCCACGACGGCGGTGACGCGCGAATCATGCTCGCCGAAAACGTCTGTGTCCAGCAGCAAGGACCCAACTTTTCTCAAGTTTGGAGTGAGCGCCATCCTCGCCCCTTCACCAAAGACCGGTGAGTAGACAGTTTCTGTCTTCACTCTGAGTTGATCTGTTTagatttattttcctcattcatGATGGTGATGATTTTAACATTTGTGATGTTCTTCCACAGCGTCCTCACCCCCTGCACTCCACAGCCTGCACTCCAAGACCTTCCCCATACCCTGCTTTGACGGGACCTTTCACCCCATATTCAGGACGCCTTATTTACCAGGTAGGTGCAGCTTTTACGCACTTCTCCTTCATGGATCCATCTCTCTTCAGCCTTTAGAATTCTGTCTGAGCTAATTGCATTTAGATGTAAAACACTGTCGCACCCTGTCATATATTTTTACCCAGAAAAGAAGAAATCACTGTCTCGTTAATGGGGAGCGCTGGCTCTGGCCCCTGCCCggacccacccacccaccccctAATTAACCAATTATCCCAAATCGTCACGCTCTAAATTTGAGGCGGGGTGGCGAGTTATCGTCCCCCCTGTTTCCCATTGGGGGCGTTTTGGCATTTCCCTGGCCCCGCGTTTTCCCACAGCGCCCGGGGGGCCACCGGGCCGCTGTGGCGGGCAACAAAGCCTTCAGCACCGTGACCAATTTGGTCAGCTCCCACCGGGCGAACCACCCACACACCCCGGAGAGTGACTTTTACCAGGGGGGCCAAAGGCGTGAACCAGTCATGCACTAATTTCCCTATTAGGCGCTATTGAGAGTTTTCAATATTCTCACAAGACCACATAGCGCGTCGTTGTTCCTGATTCTTCTGCGGCCACAGGGCAGCTACTGTCAGGAGGAAGTCCAGTTAGCAGGATGCAGACAGAGAAAGTGTCTGTCGCGGTGGGAGCTGAAGTAAAGCGAGTTTTTAAAAGCCCAACTGCGTCTAAAATGTCCCAGCTGGGGAAGGCTTGTCCCTGCATGCTGCACGGCCCATAGGATAGGTTACCACTGACCTCCAGTCCTCACTCTCTCTGTGCCCTAAACGTTTATTCTCCAAGCGGACCAATCAGCGAGTTGAGATAAAGAATAATCTCTTAGAAAAGTCTATAAAGTCGCTAGTCCGTGCTTTCATTCAGCCAAATCATAATGGAGATGGAGTCTTTTCATGGGCTCAGCTGAATGCCTCAACAGAACAACTCCAGCGTCCTGAATAGCTTTTCGTGTTCATTTAATGAAAATGATTTGAAGGCACGAAGAAGGGAAAAAAGCGCCATTCCCCTCCACTCTTCACTCCCCCCCTCCGGGCATCAGTATTCTGGTATGCAGTTGTGTTTAGTTTGAAAGTGTAAATCTCCTTTTGTTGCGATAATATATGGCCTTCGCCGCCTGTCCAGAGTCTTTTCTGCGTTAGTTCATTACTACACAATTACCGTTCACGGTTTATTAACTCCTCTATCCGCCCTCACAGGGTTCCTTAAAGGATATGCTACCTCTTTACCATACCAATGCGGTTGGGGACCGGCCAATGTGCTAATTAGTCACCTCGTGCCATTTCACTCAAAACGGAGACGTATTGCACAGTTCCAAAGGGAGAAAACTTCCAATAATAACCGGTTGAAGAGTCTTAGAGAGAAATAATCATTATGTTCATATAGAGGCCTGAGTGGGTTTAAGTTTAGATTTATTTGGTCTTGGTTAGGGATCATTTCTGCTCTGCACACACTTTTTTACACGTGgatatggcaacaaaaacaaatctaacAGGTTCCAATTCCTCCTCTGCGTTTGTATTGTAGCATCTTCATCCGTTGTTCCCATTCCCGGGACCTTCTCTTGGCCCCTGGCCGCCAGAGGGAAACCCCGGAGAGGGATGCTGAGGAGGGCGGTGTTTTCCGATGTGCAGCGCAAGGCCTTGGAAAAGATGTTCCAGAAACAGAAATACATCAGCAAACCCGACAGGAAGAAGCTGGCCTCTAAGTTGGGCCTAAAAGACTCACAGGTAAAACTTCACACGCGCTTAAAACCTCCAGTATGTCGTTCGTAATTTGCGCGTAAAGACGCTGTTGCGCATTCCATTACCTGATGTTTTATTCACTCACCATTTTCTCCACCTCCACAGGTGAAAATCTGGTTCCAGAACAGGCGGATGAAGTGGAGGAACTCAAAGGAACGAGAGCTGCTGTCGTCCGGTGGCTGCCGCGAGCAGACGCTGCCCACCAAAGCCAACCCGCACCCGGACCTCAGCGACGTCGGCAAGAAGTCCTCAGCcgaggaggaagatgaagaggaagagttcGGAAGAGAGAGAATGAGGGCGGGGTCCAGCATCTCCTCTCCGTCTCTTTCCAGCAAGCACTCGGACTTCTCAGAGTCagacgaagaagaaataacagtatcttaatttattttaaaacgcAAATATAGAGAATATAACCCACGTTTTGTTTTCATGAGACTGTGACCCGATCCGTAAGAAGCTGCCGGCCTTAAAGGGGACCCCATACATGTTCAAAAACACAAGTTTCACTCAAGTTTGTTGCTTCATCAGCGCATGCGCACTCTACAGGATCTGCTTCGACACAATTTGCTGTTTTGCACAGCTTTGTTCAATTGTACAGTATTTTGTACAATTTTGTATGGAAATTTTATGCCAAGAATATTGAGTTACTTTTACCTTGACCTTGAATAGAGttgtttattgaaaaatgtaGCTATTTCGTTAATAATTTATATGAATTTGTTTAATAAGTATGTTGTATTATGTgctgtatatatgtttatttcACACATTTTGTACAAATACCAAATAAAATTGTAAACAATTCCAAGtcaagtgtttgtgttgtttttttaaaggaaccATTTGCCAACATTAaatcataaataatcattaattTTATTGAATCACAATAACTTAAGACTAGTACAGTGATATCAGATTTAATTCTCCGAGCCCTGGACAGACCAGTGATGACAAACCGCATCAATCTGCTCTGATGTAAAGAGACTGTACACAAAATACTCCTTTTCAAGTACTGTAACAAATCGGCtagaaaagtcatcaaaatgCTGCAAGATAATCAACTATTTACAAAGTTATGTTACATATAAAAAATGTACACAGCAAAGAAGGCTAAACATTCATTGAGTTTGTGAGTAATAAAACTGACAGACAAATGCTTGGACAACATCCACACCTCTCAGTCTCTTTGTGCTTACAAGGACCATAGCAGGAGAGTGTCTATaaactacacagacacacatacggACAAAGAACATGGGCCACAAATCTTTAAAGTCCTCACAAGTCAGGTTCCGTGCTGTGCGTCTCGGCAGCGCTGGACACCACGCACGGAGGGGGACAAAATGCACGCTCAGCTTTTGGCTTCCATTTAGAGATCAGAATGAATGTTGCATAGGATCGGtgacaaaaacactgaaagcGATGGAGGCTGTGCTGGATGACATGACCCCCAAATATTCTTTAGATTTCACGCCACAGAAATGATGTCAAACCGTTTAACATTATCATTCAACCACAAGTACCTTTATACTTTTAACCTCAGATTAATTATATCACTATAAACAAAGCAGCATATACACTAGTTTTCACTTAATTAGTTCAACATGTTTGTTAGGACAGTTTTTGttcatcacagagtcacatcaAACAGACTATGAGCGTGGACATTTAAAGGATGGGGATGAGGTATAAAATCAGCACATCTTAAACTTCCCTCACCCAATCAACCTGCAAAATTTCGAGCACCAAAAAACatctatatatttatttatttcttgctAGTGGTCCAAATATTTACACCAGCTTCACAGCACTGGGTCATACATGCATACAACTTAAATTTTAAAACCCAAAGTACTGCTTCTCATTCATGTCCCAATCCCACGGCATTGGTGTTTGATATGATGAGAGGTCGACGCCGCTCCTCGAGGAGAGTGTCGACTCGGAGCCCTAGGTTAGGTTTACAGCCATTTAGACAAATAAAGAATCGGCTAATGCACATAGTCTGTTTAGAAAAAGAGTAAGGCATTGTTTGTTAGAATTCAGTCCAGCACCAAAAGAGAGTTGTGCTACAACAGCCTGTTTGGGCCAAGGTGCATGGAGATCTCAAAGGATTATTGAGTGAGTCGATGCGGAAAGTTACAACACAGATGGAAAAGGACAATATCTCAAACACTTTAAACGGATAAATCGAGCCATGGTGAATGTTCAATTCCCAGTTTGCACCCTTTCCTCctgacagtgtttgtttttatgagaACTAAGACTCTTAAAAGGACTTTGTAAGTTAGATTTTGTCCTTGACTTGCTTTGTAAAATTAGCTATAAATGTTGGTGTTTACAGTTGTGTGTTTGGCCAAATAACAAATGCGCATAATATGTTATTCTGCTTCATTTCAAAGGAACTACTTTCTGGTGGAAGAAAAGTTTCTCAGCTTTGAGGCGGGATGTGTCCACCGAGGACCCTTTGTCAacttcaaaagaaaaaagatgtcAGCAGGATTTAAGGTGAGAATTTTTTGGTTAAATTGGCTtgagatttttttccacagacttTGATCTGGTGGTGAAGCAGTGCTGCTACaatggctacggttacatgcaCAAAGTATTTCAGGTTTTGCCTTTTCTCAGAGAAAGACAGTATTTCTATTAAGCTGTTCACATGCATATTCCATGCCTCAACATGTCGTTATAATCgccaaaatatggaaaaatggAACGGCTGGAGCCgcttgtcattttgcttctgGCATCAAAATAGTTTGTGGGATTGAGTGAACACAGCCTCCCGTTTTCATTCTtttctttcataatgtttaaaagtaggtctGTGTCTTCTTCCAAACACAAATGTGGGCATTTCTTTTGGGCATGTATCTCTGTATCAGCCTTGCAAAGAGCTGGCTGGTTGGTTTGTGTAGAACTAGTCTGtgacaacgcacagagctgacAATAAGCTAGATACATGTCAAAGAATGCTCCTGAAGCCTAAATAATATCAGCATATCCCAcgtcttaatcagaaaatgccTAATTCAGAAAATGGCCCATTGCAGCTTATCCAAAATTTGTCTGTTTACCTGACCCCTATCATATTCAGAATAGTAGTGGACTATTAGTGTGTATGTAAACATAGTCGGTGTTTGCCTGCGTCCTTGTTACCACACATATATTATGGATTTACATGTATAAACACATCAGTTCTCCTCCATTTTGTCCACTGAGAGCTTTGAATGCAGacattaaaatcaaaaacattcaGCTGTATCTGATAGGaactgtttcctgctctcttgattgctttctgttgacacaCATTTCCTCCATTGTTAGTACAATGCTATTTCTTTCCCCAACTTAAAAATCTGATTTCGTTTAGTTGGGGTTtgaacaaaatcaaacaatGTCTAAAGTGTGAGCAGACATGCTTTGAGGCGAACATTCACTTTGGCTCGATTTACCCTCACACAGTAAACTTCAGCCACAGAGTCGGAGGAAGAGCGGATAACTGCCGGCTGTTCGTCCGTTCAACCAGCAGTGTCTCATCGGTGTTCTCAGCAGCTGGTAGCTCAGGCTCCCTGATGTTCCAGAGACAAGGGTCTGTATTGCCATCTGCAGGCCACTCAGATGCACTGCAGCCGGACAGGCCCAGGAGTATCTCAGCCTGATGAGCTGGAGCTGATGCTGTGGCTCAGTTGAGGATGGAGGACTCCAGGCTGGTGTTTAAGATGCTGATGGCTGGTGATGGTAATGACAACGCCTCACCACAAGAGACAGGCTGTGTGCTTttattatctgtctgtctgaagtAGATGTCAGGCTCCTGACAGAGGAGCCACGGGCCACAgtggtgaaaaacaaaacaaaacaaaaaaaaacagcgcAGTGCAGTAGAAACTTTTGTTGCCCGTTTTCTGAAATGCAGTTTGaaccttttttcctcttttttaaatatttgggtTACCTGCACCCAAATTAAGGTGGCTGGATTTTGTGGCATGAAATTATACTCTAACAAGAAGTTCTCCAGCTGAGAACAGTTCATATAAAAAGTCCCTCCTGAAAACTGATCCCAGTGTCGGCATCACAAAGTCGACTCTAGTGATGAGTCTAGGATGTCGTCTTGATGGCTGTTGCTGTTGGAGTCGCTATCGTAGCTCTGTGGGCTTGACGATGTCGCTGCCTCCTTTAGACGCATCAGCATGTTCATCTGTTGGCAGAAACAAGTGTCAGTCTCATTAATCTTTACAACTCATAGATAAAAGAAGCATCTGTTCCCTAACACTATTTATGAGCTTTCATGCTCTGCAACAAGCTAGGAAgctatgtgtgtgcatgactaCCCTGTCTAAGCTAATCTGTAGTTAGCGAGTCTGTACTTCTTCATGTGTATTTCCTCTCACCAGCGGGTCCGCGTCACTGTCGCTCTGTGGTGGCTCTTTCCTGACTCCTTCTCTCGGGGCAGAGTAGCCGTCAAACCCCACATCCTCTGGGCGGAGCTGCAGCAGAGGGGGCCATTCAGCTGGAGTGGGCGTGGCTGACCATGGGTAAGTGTCAATAACCCAGGCAGCAGGGTCCTCCCACGCAGCCCTGCGGCCGTACAGCTACAGAGGGACACAGAATGTAATAATGAAATATGCGTGAAGAAGCTCTGAGGCAGATTTAGTGTTTTGGACTTGAAGACAAGTGGCATAATGGCTTGAAGTTGCAGTTTGTCAGTATTTATTGAAGGCCTGTTTTCTGTGGAAAGTTCTGCCTCTAAAAAAGCAAAAGCTACGTCAGGTGTTAAAGCAGAGTTGCTCTAGGGAAGAGCAAATTATATATAAATCTCAGTGACAGCAGGCATTCGTGAAAGCTGCTTCAAATTATTTacaagaatacttcacccacaaaatgaccatttgtatatcagttgcTCTCCACGTTAccttaaatttgtgaagaaaatgtaGATTTTCTTGCATGAGTCCATGCtaaatggagaatccaaaaaggcaaacattcttcatgagCTTAAGTCATTGGGGACAGCGTTTAATGACAGCAAAACTGTTTTaccaactctcacacaacttgtgcaatataattcatgtctcatttattcagtcgtatgctcagtactttccaaacacaagGCATTTTCGCTAAAAATTTACAACATAACCCACTCCCTCCAAGAGCAGTGTGCCCATTAGCATGCCCAGGAACGCTACTCAACCATGCATGAGACAGTTTGTACTGATGTGTTTTCAACTGTAACATTTTAGCAAAAgttcatgtgtttgggaagttctGAGCACAcaactagataaatgagacttggattatactgcaggagttgtcagtttctaaactgatgttttgctgTTATAAAACATATCCgtttaattcatgaagaatgtttgccttctcttcacaaattcaaggtaacgtGCTAAGGAACTCATAGTGCAATATCATTTTTCTCAGTCATGTGCAATACTACCTCTCATTGTTGTATCAAATTCAATATACCATTGATTCAGGAGCAGTCTGTTTTTTCCACCATTGTAGTAACTCTTATACTTATCATACTCTAAGGAAATGGCTTTTGCTCCATATTTTTCCAGATATTTAACACTCTAttgttctaaaactgggcccagtgagtgaccctgacccggggaacccactggttgttacTGGTAGTGAACGTTAAATTGTGGTTATTGTAgttagtgttactgtaatttgaagcattctctggcacaacaatttccttcaggataaataaagttctattgaatTGAACAGAACATACAAATGGTCAATTTGCGGGTGAAGTATTCATTCAAAGAAATGCAACAACCTCTGAGTTAAAAATCACAGCAATAATAACAAATGGACCATTATCTGATTATTATAGAAGTTTAAATTTAACACCTACAAAGCTGACTTTAGTCCTTTGATATTGTTTGATACAACTGATATATTGCAATGgattctgttgttgtttttgcctgAGTCTAGCTGTTTAATTTCCTAAGAGATTAGTTTGTCCTATGATTCATTTGTTTTaacaattattattttactATTTTAAAGTAACAGATGCCAAGTGAAGTATTTCATGTGGAGATGAACTGCAGCCTaagtttaaaaaagaagaagaaggaaaaaagtgTCCATTTCATCATGCACAGTTTCTCTTCTAAGCTGATTAGACAAATTCCTGTAGTGAACTCTGCCTTCAAGCTCCCGTTCACTCACACTCAGAGGTTGCATTCTGGTGATTAGCTGCTGTCTAATTGAATCAGATGCTAATTACACGCAGATTAAGAGGACAAATTGAATCCATTTCACTTTGATGAACATAACCCTGGTCCTCTGAGAGGGCAGGTCTGAACAGTTATATCATTCTCACACTCATTACACTGCAACTTCCTTCAGCTGGATCCTCTTAACAGCCCCTCAGGATgttaaatcaaatcaagtctCTATTAATTAGTTTTATTGTTATGGCTGAAAATATAATCAGGATCCCAGACCTGGTATCAGAAATCACCACCATTTCCTGCAAATAGAAAGTTTTTGAGATATTCACAAtgacaatctgtgtgtgtgttacctgcagTCCCTCTCGTATGGCCTCCAGCATGTAGGGGATGATGGAGTAGTTCCAGAGGTCAGTGAACCAAACCCTGGATCCCTCCACGTCCATGGGACAGGACAAGAAGAGACGAGGTCCTGCATGCCACAGAGCAGAGAGGTAAGACACTGACATTTATTCAAGGATCTTTCCTAAATCATGAGTCAGTCTCTTACCAATGGTGACATCAGAGGAGCTGTGTGTCTCCAGGAAGCGGTTGAGGTGGTGCCAAACCCGTGGGATCCA
The Epinephelus lanceolatus isolate andai-2023 chromosome 2, ASM4190304v1, whole genome shotgun sequence DNA segment above includes these coding regions:
- the dbx1a gene encoding homeobox protein DBX1-A, which translates into the protein MMIPSVIAPPAFYPGLYRPAAALPLHQTLPSAFPTQSSFLVEDLLRISRPAAFVNRTVPSACASLTTATTTVSFGGAPAERAVATTAVTRESCSPKTSVSSSKDPTFLKFGVSAILAPSPKTASSPPALHSLHSKTFPIPCFDGTFHPIFRTPYLPASSSVVPIPGTFSWPLAARGKPRRGMLRRAVFSDVQRKALEKMFQKQKYISKPDRKKLASKLGLKDSQVKIWFQNRRMKWRNSKERELLSSGGCREQTLPTKANPHPDLSDVGKKSSAEEEDEEEEFGRERMRAGSSISSPSLSSKHSDFSESDEEEITVS